A DNA window from Eikenella exigua contains the following coding sequences:
- a CDS encoding DUF4129 domain-containing protein, whose amino-acid sequence MNIWETRLNFRPRSGWEALDLGARLFQERPALYMAVWATLSLPVYALVLALCWQQPEWGGFLVWWLKPLFEAPVLWLMSQQVFEPLPPYRQCVRAAFRQMWRPRLIGDLTWRRFSMRRSLVLPVTLLEGLSGKAHQRRCNELSRQSGGAASWLAFFGIHLESILAFGLLAMLFWLWTGDPAQNIVAGPFGGARSTDALQQIEALVSSGEGLIFQHLLNGIYVLLLCFWGPIYVACGFTLYLNARTKAEGWDIRLAARKIQGRLLGSSSALWALALAVFIGFSFSGSLHAEPLPQREKVEQIRDNTLRKAPFQSIKTQTEYCWFKCDKDDDAASRQQLELPNVKTPSPAWFNALMYALIGLLLALVLWILYRWYQANGGFGLSQGEEVPETLFGMKITPESLPNDVVSAVLAEYERDPRAAMSLLYRASLSQISRRYGLPLRSSDTEGQVLKRVRQRQPQLLDYWQSLTDNWVELAYAHRLPEREAVHSLCRQYRRVFAGGEGRA is encoded by the coding sequence GGCTGGGAGGCTTTGGATTTGGGTGCGCGCCTGTTTCAGGAGCGACCGGCGCTGTATATGGCGGTGTGGGCAACCCTGTCACTGCCGGTGTATGCGTTGGTGCTGGCTTTGTGCTGGCAGCAGCCTGAATGGGGCGGTTTTTTGGTGTGGTGGCTTAAGCCGTTGTTTGAAGCACCGGTGCTGTGGCTGATGTCGCAGCAGGTATTCGAGCCGCTGCCGCCATACCGGCAATGCGTGCGCGCGGCGTTTAGGCAGATGTGGCGGCCGCGCTTGATTGGCGATTTAACCTGGCGGCGCTTCAGCATGCGCCGCAGCCTGGTGTTGCCGGTTACGCTCCTGGAGGGCTTGAGCGGCAAAGCGCATCAGCGCCGCTGTAATGAGTTGTCGCGCCAAAGTGGCGGTGCAGCCAGCTGGCTAGCGTTTTTCGGCATCCACCTGGAAAGTATCTTGGCTTTTGGCCTGCTTGCGATGCTGTTTTGGTTGTGGACGGGCGATCCGGCGCAAAATATCGTGGCCGGCCCGTTCGGTGGGGCGCGCTCCACTGATGCTTTGCAGCAGATTGAGGCTTTGGTGTCTTCCGGCGAAGGTTTGATTTTTCAGCATTTGCTCAACGGCATTTATGTGCTGCTGCTGTGTTTTTGGGGGCCGATTTATGTGGCCTGCGGCTTCACGCTCTATCTGAATGCCCGCACCAAGGCCGAAGGCTGGGACATCCGCTTGGCTGCCCGCAAAATCCAAGGCCGCCTGTTGGGCAGCAGCAGTGCGTTGTGGGCATTGGCCTTGGCTGTGTTTATTGGCTTCAGTTTTTCAGGTAGCCTGCATGCCGAGCCGCTACCCCAGCGTGAAAAGGTGGAGCAAATCCGCGATAACACCCTGCGTAAAGCGCCGTTTCAAAGCATCAAAACCCAAACCGAATACTGCTGGTTCAAATGCGATAAAGACGACGATGCTGCATCGCGCCAGCAGCTGGAGCTGCCTAATGTGAAAACCCCATCGCCAGCTTGGTTTAACGCCCTGATGTATGCCCTAATCGGCTTGCTGTTGGCCTTGGTGCTGTGGATTTTATACCGTTGGTATCAAGCCAACGGCGGTTTTGGCTTGAGCCAGGGCGAAGAGGTGCCGGAAACCCTATTCGGCATGAAAATTACGCCAGAAAGCCTGCCCAACGACGTAGTTTCCGCAGTGCTGGCCGAATACGAACGCGACCCGCGCGCTGCCATGAGCCTGCTTTATCGCGCCAGCCTCTCGCAAATCAGCCGCCGCTACGGCCTACCGCTGCGCAGCAGCGACACCGAAGGCCAAGTGCTTAAACGTGTGCGCCAGCGCCAGCCGCAGCTTTTGGACTACTGGCAATCGCTCACCGATAACTGGGTAGAACTGGCCTATGCCCACCGCTTGCCCGAGCGGGAAGCGGTGCACAGCCTGTGCCGCCAATACCGGCGAGTGTTTGCCGGTGGGGAGGGTAGGGCATGA
- the adk gene encoding adenylate kinase translates to MKILLLGAPGAGKGTQAQFITAAFGIPQISTGDMLRAAIKAGTPLGLEAKKIMDAGGLVRDDIIIGMVKERIAQDDCKNGFLFDGFPRTLAQAEAMQEAGVILDAVVEIDVPDAVILERMAGRRVHLPSGRTYHIRYNPPKVEGKDDVTGEDLIQRDDDREETVKNRLDVYHKQTAALIGFYSQLTGDNAPRYIKIDGTQPVEAVKTAVLSALGK, encoded by the coding sequence ATGAAGATTTTGTTATTGGGCGCACCCGGCGCGGGCAAAGGTACGCAGGCGCAGTTTATTACCGCCGCTTTCGGTATCCCGCAGATTTCCACCGGCGATATGCTACGCGCTGCCATTAAAGCAGGCACGCCGCTGGGTTTGGAAGCCAAAAAGATTATGGATGCAGGCGGTTTGGTGCGCGACGACATCATCATCGGTATGGTGAAAGAGCGCATTGCGCAGGATGACTGCAAAAACGGTTTCCTGTTCGACGGCTTTCCGCGCACGCTGGCGCAGGCTGAAGCCATGCAGGAGGCAGGCGTGATTTTGGATGCGGTGGTGGAAATCGATGTGCCTGATGCGGTGATTCTCGAGCGCATGGCCGGCCGTCGTGTGCACCTGCCCTCCGGCCGTACTTACCACATACGCTACAACCCGCCCAAAGTGGAAGGTAAAGACGACGTTACCGGCGAAGACCTGATCCAGCGCGACGACGACCGTGAGGAAACCGTGAAAAATCGCCTAGATGTGTACCACAAACAAACCGCCGCGCTCATCGGTTTCTACAGCCAGCTCACCGGCGACAATGCGCCTCGTTACATCAAAATCGATGGCACACAGCCGGTGGAAGCCGTGAAAACCGCTGTGTTGTCTGCCTTAGGCAAATAA
- a CDS encoding M14 family metallopeptidase: MPKISSNFDAGAITVIDSAGSQNIRLALRGDNAASFSQWFYFRLQGVAYQPCRIRIENASQSSYPEGWEDYQATASYDRSNWFRVPTRYEDGVLTIEHTPLAGSVYYAYFEPYSHEQHLNLLGDAQGSGLCQIDDLGSTAQGRDINLLTIGHQAASDLKIWIIARQHPGESMAEWFAEGLLSRLLDHQDPTARALLDCATFYIVPNMNPDGAALGNQRTNAAGADLNREWQNPSPERSPEVYAVRQKMHETGVDLFLDIHGEEALPYVFAAGCEGNPSYDARIAALEASFKTALRQASPDFQDEHGYPKTALGQANLAIAKSYVGETFGCLSYTLEMPFKDNINLPDDDFGWNGQRSLRLGEAILSAILAVCPQLRPDETA; this comes from the coding sequence ATGCCTAAAATCAGCAGCAACTTCGATGCCGGCGCCATCACCGTAATCGACAGCGCCGGCAGCCAAAACATCCGCCTCGCCCTGCGCGGTGACAATGCCGCCTCCTTCAGCCAGTGGTTTTATTTCCGCTTGCAGGGCGTGGCCTACCAACCTTGCCGTATCCGCATCGAAAACGCCAGTCAATCCAGCTACCCCGAAGGCTGGGAAGATTATCAGGCCACCGCCTCCTACGACCGCAGCAACTGGTTCCGCGTGCCCACCCGTTATGAAGACGGCGTGCTCACCATCGAACACACCCCGCTGGCCGGCAGCGTGTATTACGCCTATTTCGAGCCCTACTCCCACGAGCAGCACCTCAACCTCCTCGGCGACGCCCAAGGCAGCGGCCTGTGCCAAATCGACGACCTTGGCAGCACCGCGCAAGGCCGCGACATCAACCTGCTCACCATCGGCCACCAAGCCGCCAGCGACCTCAAAATCTGGATTATCGCCCGCCAGCACCCCGGCGAAAGCATGGCCGAATGGTTTGCCGAAGGCCTGCTCTCTCGCCTGCTCGACCACCAAGACCCCACCGCCCGCGCCCTGCTCGACTGCGCCACCTTCTATATCGTGCCCAATATGAACCCCGACGGCGCCGCCCTGGGCAACCAGCGCACCAACGCCGCCGGTGCCGACCTCAACCGCGAATGGCAAAACCCCAGCCCCGAGCGCAGCCCCGAAGTGTATGCCGTGCGCCAGAAAATGCACGAAACCGGCGTAGATTTATTTCTCGACATCCACGGCGAAGAAGCCCTGCCCTACGTATTCGCCGCCGGCTGCGAAGGCAACCCTTCCTATGATGCACGCATCGCCGCGCTCGAAGCCTCCTTCAAAACCGCCTTGCGCCAGGCCAGCCCCGACTTCCAAGACGAACACGGCTACCCCAAAACCGCCCTCGGCCAAGCCAACCTCGCCATTGCCAAATCCTACGTGGGCGAAACCTTCGGCTGCCTCTCCTACACCCTCGAAATGCCCTTCAAAGACAACATCAACCTGCCCGACGACGACTTCGGCTGGAACGGCCAGCGCTCCCTGCGCTTGGGCGAAGCCATCCTCAGCGCCATCCTCGCCGTCTGCCCGCAACTGCGCCCGGATGAAACCGCATGA
- a CDS encoding DUF58 domain-containing protein, with protein MRPSRLLVLLFAALVAVCIAGWLIGYLNADNGRIVQYIAGGLAVLLALAALIDAFWQRRQPEPRWERSLPHQFIQGRPHEVELTLTPPAKGRWRQPQTILVADLFPPDWDTDTPHLIIDTRPGRLSTIRYRLTPRRRGRAEFAGIEYWLASPLGLWQRRHRQELPGKVDVLPDFSRILGADLIGLQRWLNLVGVKKLPRLGLGQDFHQLRDYQDGDDIRNIDWKATSRMSRPIVRTYQDEQDQQLIFLLDCGRNMRLQMEGKSHFDHALQAMLLLSYTALKHGDAAGLLTFAHPVARFVPPHKGMEQLGRLVQGMFDIEPSQQAADFESAVNLLLQKQKRRALVVVLSHLNHEDSRHLLQHIQRLRKHHMVLFGGLRPLAPEEVRQQPVRNEADAQAYLGALQYESHVAEAIRHFDAARINAINVLPNQLSTELINRYLQLKRRQAW; from the coding sequence ATGAGACCATCCAGACTGCTGGTGCTGCTGTTTGCCGCCCTCGTTGCCGTGTGCATCGCCGGCTGGCTGATAGGCTACCTGAACGCAGATAACGGCCGCATCGTCCAATACATCGCCGGCGGCCTCGCCGTCCTGCTCGCCTTGGCGGCGCTGATTGATGCCTTCTGGCAGCGCCGCCAGCCCGAGCCGCGCTGGGAGCGCAGCCTGCCGCACCAGTTTATCCAAGGCCGGCCGCACGAAGTGGAACTCACACTTACCCCGCCGGCCAAAGGCCGCTGGCGGCAGCCGCAAACCATCCTGGTGGCCGACCTGTTTCCGCCCGACTGGGACACCGACACCCCGCATCTGATTATCGACACGCGGCCCGGCCGCCTTTCCACCATCCGCTACCGGCTCACCCCGCGCCGGCGAGGCCGTGCCGAATTTGCCGGCATCGAATACTGGCTCGCCAGCCCGCTCGGTCTGTGGCAGCGGCGGCATCGGCAGGAGCTGCCCGGCAAAGTGGACGTGCTGCCCGATTTCAGCCGCATCCTCGGTGCCGATTTAATCGGCCTACAACGCTGGCTCAACCTCGTGGGTGTGAAAAAACTCCCGCGTTTAGGCCTTGGTCAGGATTTTCACCAGCTGCGCGACTACCAAGATGGCGACGACATCCGCAATATCGACTGGAAAGCTACCTCCCGCATGAGCCGCCCCATCGTGCGTACCTATCAAGACGAGCAAGACCAACAGCTCATCTTCCTGCTCGACTGCGGCCGCAATATGCGCCTGCAAATGGAAGGCAAAAGCCATTTCGACCATGCCCTGCAGGCCATGCTACTGCTTTCTTACACCGCGCTCAAGCACGGCGACGCCGCCGGCCTGCTTACCTTCGCTCATCCCGTAGCCCGCTTCGTGCCACCGCATAAGGGCATGGAGCAGCTCGGCCGCCTGGTGCAGGGTATGTTCGATATCGAACCCTCGCAACAGGCCGCCGATTTTGAAAGCGCCGTGAACTTATTGCTGCAAAAACAGAAACGCCGCGCCCTCGTGGTGGTGCTCTCCCATTTGAACCACGAAGATAGCCGCCACCTACTGCAACACATCCAGCGCCTGCGCAAACACCACATGGTTTTATTCGGTGGCTTGCGCCCGCTTGCGCCAGAAGAAGTGCGCCAACAGCCCGTGCGCAACGAAGCAGACGCCCAAGCCTACCTCGGCGCTTTGCAATACGAAAGCCACGTGGCCGAAGCCATCCGCCACTTTGATGCCGCCCGCATCAACGCCATCAATGTTTTGCCCAACCAACTGAGTACCGAACTTATCAACCGCTATCTCCAGCTCAAACGTCGTCAAGCGTGGTAG
- a CDS encoding AAA family ATPase, producing MTDINFSQPQQTSANPAIQQGVRAIQVLRSRLNEVLIGQQQVVDEVLTVFLAGGHVLLEGVPGTGKTLLVRSLAQTFAGEFRRIQFTPDLMPSDVTGHYRYDAQNSRFELRQGPVFTHLLLADEINRAPAKTQSALLEVMQERSVTLDGHTHHLPSPFMVLATQNPIEQEGTYPLPEAQLDRFMFKVMIGYPAPADEARMLNAVINSSNNDLLSSSQPTHVFQPQQIDQLKKLVAQVSVDPQIIDYTVRLVAATRDWPALSVGAGPRAGIALISCARAYALLAGRDFVTPDDIKAIWLPAMRHRVRLSTQMEMEGIQVEQVLNELAASVPAPRL from the coding sequence ATGACGGACATCAATTTCTCCCAGCCCCAACAAACCAGCGCCAACCCCGCCATCCAGCAGGGCGTGCGCGCCATTCAAGTGCTGCGTTCGCGGCTGAACGAAGTGCTCATCGGCCAACAGCAGGTGGTGGACGAAGTACTCACCGTATTCCTGGCCGGCGGCCATGTGCTGCTCGAAGGCGTGCCGGGCACCGGTAAAACCTTGCTCGTGCGCTCGCTGGCGCAAACCTTTGCCGGTGAATTCCGCCGCATCCAATTCACCCCCGACCTGATGCCCTCCGACGTTACCGGCCACTACCGCTACGATGCGCAAAACAGCCGCTTCGAGCTGCGCCAAGGCCCGGTGTTCACCCACTTGCTGCTCGCCGACGAAATTAACCGCGCTCCGGCCAAAACCCAATCCGCCCTGCTCGAAGTGATGCAGGAGCGCAGCGTAACGCTCGACGGCCACACCCATCATCTGCCCAGCCCCTTCATGGTATTGGCCACGCAAAACCCGATTGAGCAGGAAGGCACTTATCCGCTACCCGAAGCCCAGCTCGACCGTTTTATGTTTAAAGTGATGATCGGCTACCCGGCTCCTGCTGACGAAGCACGCATGCTGAATGCTGTGATCAACAGCAGCAACAACGACCTGCTCAGCAGCAGCCAGCCCACGCACGTGTTCCAGCCGCAGCAAATCGACCAGCTGAAAAAACTGGTGGCACAAGTGAGCGTTGATCCGCAGATTATCGACTACACCGTGCGCCTGGTGGCTGCCACCCGCGACTGGCCTGCCTTATCCGTGGGCGCCGGGCCGCGTGCCGGCATTGCTCTGATTAGCTGTGCTCGCGCTTATGCCTTGTTGGCTGGCCGCGATTTCGTTACCCCCGACGATATCAAAGCCATTTGGCTGCCCGCCATGCGCCACCGCGTGCGCCTCTCCACCCAGATGGAAATGGAAGGCATCCAAGTGGAGCAAGTATTGAACGAACTGGCCGCCTCCGTGCCCGCCCCGCGCTTGTAA
- a CDS encoding DUF4350 domain-containing protein gives MKNRRSILIGLIAILLIGGLVAVAGLSKQESKTWQSLDPKQEMREGQLYGLKTLLTRYGVKNIRHERSLFGLGGLNAYDNNRLLIVADNRMRDKEDAERLLEWVGRGNHLVMALPSYADDNSLKADGKPGNTEDEDTLNFRQTMLRHLQIGTVELEEIDVKTLPNLPACVKAAEQRREAARQVGDEVALKVDPHCNAGLSSIQLPEGATIQTFTGAEYSSTNGWAAQDSKLVLFQGKNAYGAIQTIRVRYGDGSVLLTWNDNWLGNPSRPDFNRNHLALYDHPYLAVYLAQGKDGILLAEKVYPSGYNNAEPMIWKMLKAQPILFAVVLAAAAVLLWRIIVRVGVVQQLPPAPERYLNQHLLAQGQFLSSHLSRRAILSDMQRRLLEALQQRHPAWKQMGSRKQLEFLCAQTKLPPSVVEPWLQPLPEQVNLVQWLQMLAAHQRIVRKINRSWY, from the coding sequence ATGAAAAACCGTCGATCCATCCTCATCGGCCTGATTGCCATATTGCTTATAGGCGGCTTGGTAGCTGTTGCCGGCCTGTCCAAGCAGGAAAGCAAAACCTGGCAGTCGCTTGATCCCAAACAGGAAATGCGCGAGGGGCAGCTCTATGGTCTGAAAACCCTGCTCACCCGATACGGTGTGAAAAATATCCGGCACGAACGCAGCCTGTTCGGTTTGGGCGGACTTAATGCATACGATAATAACCGCCTGCTGATTGTGGCCGACAACCGCATGCGGGATAAGGAAGATGCCGAACGCCTGCTGGAATGGGTTGGGCGCGGCAACCATTTGGTGATGGCGTTGCCCAGTTATGCTGATGATAACTCGCTGAAAGCAGACGGCAAGCCGGGCAATACCGAAGATGAAGACACGCTGAATTTCCGTCAAACCATGCTGCGCCATTTGCAAATTGGCACCGTGGAGTTGGAGGAAATCGATGTTAAAACCCTGCCTAATCTGCCTGCTTGCGTGAAAGCCGCCGAGCAGCGCCGCGAAGCCGCCCGCCAAGTTGGCGACGAAGTTGCTTTGAAGGTTGATCCGCACTGCAACGCCGGCTTGAGCAGTATCCAGCTGCCGGAAGGGGCCACTATCCAAACCTTTACCGGCGCCGAATACAGCAGCACTAACGGCTGGGCGGCACAAGACAGCAAACTGGTATTGTTCCAAGGCAAAAACGCCTACGGTGCAATACAAACCATCCGCGTGCGCTACGGCGATGGCAGCGTGCTGCTCACCTGGAATGACAACTGGCTGGGCAATCCGAGCCGCCCCGACTTCAACCGCAACCATCTCGCTCTCTACGACCACCCCTACCTTGCCGTTTATCTGGCTCAAGGGAAAGACGGCATCCTGCTGGCCGAGAAAGTTTACCCGTCCGGCTATAACAACGCCGAGCCGATGATATGGAAAATGCTGAAAGCCCAGCCCATATTGTTTGCCGTTGTGCTGGCCGCTGCCGCCGTATTACTGTGGCGCATCATCGTCCGCGTGGGCGTGGTGCAGCAGCTGCCGCCTGCGCCGGAACGCTACCTGAACCAGCACCTGCTCGCACAAGGCCAGTTCCTCTCCAGCCACCTGAGCCGCCGCGCCATCCTCAGCGATATGCAACGCCGCTTGCTCGAAGCCCTGCAGCAGCGCCACCCGGCTTGGAAACAAATGGGCAGCCGCAAACAGCTGGAGTTTTTGTGCGCCCAAACCAAACTGCCGCCCTCCGTGGTTGAACCATGGCTTCAGCCTCTGCCGGAACAGGTTAATTTGGTGCAGTGGCTGCAAATGCTTGCCGCCCACCAGCGCATCGTGCGCAAGATAAACCGCTCGTGGTATTAG
- the pgeF gene encoding peptidoglycan editing factor PgeF, which translates to MNGQFPANSFAANLGLPEISGSLLHADWPAPNNVHTLITTRQGGVSQGRFASLNVGDHVGDDPAVVAENRRHVQAHVPLPLAYLRQVHGNRVVAAADYLDAPPEADAAFDRSRRTACAVMTADCLPVLLCDRAGSVVAAAHAGWRGLAGGVLENTIAAMQADPADLLAWLGPAIGPDAFEVGSDVLAAFTQADPAAEAAFESIGSGKYLADIYLLATQTLRRTGVSQIYGGQHCTVLERDRFFSYRRDGQTGRMVSAVWLSPELSGQRLPETHVSSSNQV; encoded by the coding sequence ATGAACGGCCAATTCCCCGCCAACAGCTTTGCCGCCAACTTAGGGCTACCTGAAATTTCAGGTAGCCTCCTGCACGCCGATTGGCCCGCGCCAAACAATGTCCACACCTTGATTACCACCCGCCAAGGCGGCGTCAGCCAAGGCCGTTTCGCCAGCCTGAACGTGGGCGACCACGTGGGTGACGACCCCGCCGTCGTGGCTGAAAACCGCCGCCACGTGCAGGCGCACGTTCCCCTGCCGCTGGCCTATCTGCGCCAAGTGCACGGTAATCGCGTAGTGGCCGCTGCCGACTACCTTGACGCTCCGCCGGAAGCCGATGCCGCTTTCGACCGCAGCCGCCGCACCGCCTGCGCCGTCATGACCGCCGACTGTCTGCCCGTACTCCTCTGCGACCGTGCCGGCAGCGTAGTGGCCGCTGCTCACGCCGGCTGGCGCGGCCTAGCTGGTGGCGTGCTGGAAAACACCATCGCCGCTATGCAGGCCGACCCTGCCGACCTCCTCGCCTGGCTCGGTCCAGCCATCGGCCCCGACGCTTTTGAAGTGGGCAGCGACGTTTTAGCTGCCTTCACCCAGGCCGACCCCGCTGCCGAAGCCGCCTTCGAATCTATAGGCAGCGGCAAATACCTAGCCGATATCTACCTGCTTGCTACACAAACCCTGCGCCGTACCGGCGTTAGCCAAATCTACGGCGGCCAGCATTGCACCGTGCTCGAGCGCGACCGCTTCTTTTCCTACCGCCGCGACGGCCAAACCGGCCGCATGGTCAGCGCCGTGTGGCTGAGCCCGGAGCTAAGTGGGCAAAGGCTACCTGAAACCCATGTTTCCAGTTCAAATCAAGTATGA
- the rpsU gene encoding 30S ribosomal protein S21, whose product MPSIRVKENEPFEVAMRRFKRSIEKTGLLTELRAREAYEKPTTERKRKKAAAVKRLQKRLRSQQLPPKLY is encoded by the coding sequence ATGCCTTCTATTCGCGTAAAAGAAAACGAACCATTTGAAGTAGCCATGCGCCGTTTCAAGCGCTCTATCGAAAAAACCGGCCTGCTCACCGAGCTGCGTGCCCGTGAAGCCTACGAAAAACCGACTACTGAGCGCAAACGCAAAAAAGCTGCTGCAGTAAAACGTTTGCAAAAACGCCTGCGCAGCCAACAGCTGCCGCCGAAACTGTACTAA
- a CDS encoding CNP1-like family protein has protein sequence MKKLWFAACVLALSVAASAELRENRSYMPEEEKPWEEAAVVLPDYPDLQRGEWFELYINPTYRNKVWLQLPVQQAADRSMRYVLAVQPQGGQPNMSYEGMRCGDRHLRSFAFGDNTNRRWIAPRNNVWRKFDSYVNANDPVRSRLMAIFCNDGRALTAQELDQRIRSMGGLH, from the coding sequence ATGAAAAAACTATGGTTTGCAGCCTGCGTATTGGCGCTTTCCGTCGCCGCTTCAGCCGAATTGCGCGAAAACCGCTCTTACATGCCGGAAGAGGAAAAGCCGTGGGAAGAGGCTGCCGTGGTGTTGCCCGATTATCCCGATTTGCAGCGCGGCGAGTGGTTTGAGCTGTATATCAACCCCACCTACCGCAATAAAGTTTGGCTACAACTGCCCGTGCAGCAGGCTGCCGACCGCAGTATGCGTTATGTCCTGGCAGTACAGCCGCAGGGCGGGCAGCCGAATATGAGTTATGAGGGCATGCGCTGCGGCGACCGCCACCTCAGATCCTTCGCCTTTGGCGATAACACCAACCGGCGCTGGATTGCTCCGCGCAATAATGTATGGCGCAAGTTCGACAGCTATGTGAACGCCAACGACCCGGTGCGTAGCCGCCTGATGGCGATTTTCTGCAACGACGGCCGCGCGCTCACTGCGCAAGAGCTCGATCAGCGCATCCGCAGCATGGGTGGGCTACACTGA
- the msbA gene encoding lipid A export permease/ATP-binding protein MsbA, which produces MSSSSTPYTTASSLALFRRLFGYLKNYLRIFALAVLGMVVVAATGPIFAWLLKPLINEGFVEKNLSAMRWVPLAIIGLFILRGIFNFINEYSTSYLSGHLVQQIRREMFAKMLKLPAGYFSQHGSGRIMSRIMNDASQITEAGFNVVTVTAKDGITVVGLLCFLLYLDWQLTIITLILIPVLAWCVRQVSKRLRQLSRESQQYAGQMTQVLGESITGERVIKVYGGQEHEKNRFDETAINVRRNGVKQTAANSFSTAVTQLMIATALAAILYLAAARAASDSFSAGDFMSFLSAMLMMFDPIKRMTGISSSLQRGLAAAESVFQFLDEPVEPDNGTEILSEHTGDIELVNVSHHYEGAARNSLDNINLHIPNGSVVALVGASGCGKTTLANLLPRFFDPTAGEVRIGGRDIREYSMASLRKQMALVSQDVVLFNGTVAENIAYGRFDADPAAIEAAAKAANAWEFISAMPQGLQTEIGQNGLKLSGGQRQRIAIARALLKNVPILILDEATSALDTKSERLVQSALDKLMQQRTTLVVAHRLSTIEQADNIVVMHEGRIVEQGKHAELLAKGGRYADLYRMQFHEQQEQQAQQAEAAESLSGML; this is translated from the coding sequence ATGTCTTCGTCTTCTACCCCGTACACTACAGCCAGCAGCCTGGCCTTATTCCGCCGCCTGTTTGGCTACCTGAAAAACTATCTGCGTATTTTCGCCCTGGCCGTGCTCGGCATGGTGGTGGTGGCCGCTACTGGGCCGATTTTCGCATGGCTGCTCAAGCCGCTGATTAACGAAGGCTTTGTGGAGAAAAATCTCTCCGCTATGCGTTGGGTGCCGTTGGCGATTATCGGCCTGTTTATCTTGCGCGGTATTTTCAACTTCATCAACGAATACAGCACCAGCTACCTCTCCGGCCACCTGGTGCAGCAAATTCGCCGCGAAATGTTTGCCAAAATGCTCAAGCTGCCGGCCGGATATTTCAGCCAACACGGCAGCGGGCGGATTATGTCGCGCATCATGAACGATGCCAGCCAGATTACCGAAGCCGGCTTTAATGTGGTAACCGTCACCGCCAAAGACGGCATCACCGTAGTGGGCTTGCTGTGTTTTCTGCTGTATTTGGATTGGCAGCTCACGATTATTACGTTGATTTTAATTCCGGTGCTGGCCTGGTGTGTGCGCCAGGTGAGCAAACGCCTGCGTCAGCTTTCGCGCGAAAGCCAGCAATATGCCGGGCAGATGACGCAGGTGCTGGGCGAGAGCATCACCGGCGAGCGGGTGATTAAAGTGTATGGCGGGCAGGAGCACGAGAAAAACCGCTTCGATGAAACCGCCATCAACGTGCGCCGCAACGGTGTGAAGCAAACCGCCGCCAACTCCTTCAGCACGGCGGTAACCCAGCTGATGATTGCCACCGCGCTGGCCGCCATCCTTTATTTGGCTGCCGCCCGCGCTGCTTCCGATTCGTTTAGCGCCGGCGATTTCATGTCCTTCCTCTCCGCCATGCTGATGATGTTCGATCCCATCAAGCGCATGACCGGTATTTCTTCCTCGCTGCAACGCGGCCTGGCTGCCGCCGAGAGCGTGTTCCAGTTTTTAGATGAACCGGTTGAGCCCGATAACGGCACCGAGATCCTCAGCGAGCACACCGGCGATATCGAGTTGGTGAACGTGAGCCACCACTATGAAGGTGCCGCCCGCAACAGCCTCGACAACATCAATTTGCACATTCCCAATGGCAGCGTGGTGGCCTTGGTGGGTGCGTCCGGCTGCGGTAAAACCACGCTGGCCAACCTATTGCCGCGCTTCTTCGATCCCACCGCGGGCGAAGTGCGTATCGGCGGGCGCGACATCCGTGAATACAGCATGGCCTCCCTGCGCAAACAAATGGCGCTGGTGAGCCAAGACGTGGTGCTGTTTAACGGTACGGTGGCTGAAAACATTGCCTACGGCCGTTTCGATGCCGATCCCGCTGCTATTGAAGCGGCTGCCAAAGCCGCCAACGCCTGGGAGTTTATCTCCGCTATGCCGCAGGGCTTGCAAACCGAAATCGGCCAAAACGGCCTCAAACTCTCCGGCGGCCAGCGTCAGCGTATTGCCATTGCCCGCGCTCTGCTGAAAAACGTGCCCATCCTGATTTTGGACGAAGCCACTAGCGCGCTCGACACCAAATCCGAACGCCTGGTGCAATCCGCACTCGACAAACTCATGCAGCAGCGTACCACTTTGGTGGTGGCACACCGCCTCTCCACCATCGAGCAGGCCGATAACATTGTGGTGATGCACGAAGGCCGGATTGTCGAGCAGGGCAAACACGCCGAGCTGCTTGCCAAAGGCGGCCGCTACGCCGACCTCTACCGTATGCAGTTCCACGAACAGCAAGAGCAACAGGCACAACAGGCAGAAGCCGCCGAAAGCCTCTCGGGCATGCTTTAA